A segment of the Streptomyces sp. ITFR-21 genome:
CCGGCGAGACCAGGTTCTCCTGCGGGAGGTTGAGCTCCTCGGCGAGGGCCGAGACGGCGGCTCGGGCCGCGGACAGCCGGGCGGCGGCGGCCGGATCCTTGTCGGCCCAGGCGCGCGGCGGCGGCGGACCGGTGTACGCGGCGGCCGGCTGCGGCAGGTCCCGCTCGGGCAGCGCGCGGGCCCGGTCGATCGCGGCCTGCCACTGGTCCAGCTGGCGGCGGCCCATCCGGTGGCCGAAGCCGGGCAGTGTGGCCAGCGCGTGCACGTTCGGCGGGTTCTCCAGCGCCGCGGTGACGATCGCGGCGTCGGTCAGCACCCGGCCCGGCGAGATGTCCCGCTCCCGGGCGGCACGGTCCCGGGCCAGCCACAGTTCGCGCACCACGGCGATCTGCCGGCGGCGGCGCACCTTGTGCATCCCGGAGGTACGGCGCCAGGGGTCGACCCGGGGCGCGGGCGGCGGGGCGGCGGCGATGGCCGCGAACTCCTGCAGCGCCCACTCCAGCTTGCCCTGGACCCGCAGCTCCTCCTCCAGCGCGTCCCGCAGGTCGACCAGCAGCTCCACGTCCAGCGCCGCGTACCGCAGCCAGGGGTCGGGCAGCGGGCGGGTGGACCAGTCGACCGCCGAGTGCCCCTTCTCCAG
Coding sequences within it:
- a CDS encoding ribonuclease D, yielding MTDARETATQTTAAPVPLLDPREGIPPVTASPEDLARVVAAFAAGSGPVAIDAERASGYRYGQRAYLVQLRRAGAGTALIDPVGCPDLTALGDALADTEWVLHAATQDLPCLDELGMRPTVLFDTELAGRLAGFARVGLGAMVENVLGFVLEKGHSAVDWSTRPLPDPWLRYAALDVELLVDLRDALEEELRVQGKLEWALQEFAAIAAAPPPAPRVDPWRRTSGMHKVRRRRQIAVVRELWLARDRAARERDISPGRVLTDAAIVTAALENPPNVHALATLPGFGHRMGRRQLDQWQAAIDRARALPERDLPQPAAAYTGPPPPRAWADKDPAAAARLSAARAAVSALAEELNLPQENLVSPDTVRRICWSPPSEPSPEIIASTLAALGARPWQTALITPVLPAALTARPTPSNPE